In one window of Chryseobacterium sp. JV274 DNA:
- a CDS encoding alpha/beta hydrolase family protein, with product MKLKCTVFILLMVTCWVYGQKKPLDHSVYDSWQNIGARKISNDGKWIAYSVDAQEGNSSLSLYSVKNKMTKKFARGTKVDFTNDSRFAVFQIRPQYKDIKAVKDKKLKKNKLTKDSLAVVDFLNNKTEKIPNVKSFKIPEKAGSYVAYLLENTKDKSSDDTSDKEDGDDNKDEDKNVKPLQLVVRNLLDGKTTEYDNVIRYEFSKNGKQLVFVTKKPEEKPKKDKKEGKDSEDEKSADKKDSDKSKPKKFAFQTVQVVDLQKGTVTNISEMEGDFSQLSFDEEGNQLAFVGTSSAQNDLVKLYQLYYFNFKGNKKETVTNENSQMKKNWVISENRLPLFSKNGKQLYFGVAPKPIAKDTAMIANDHAVVDIWNYKDDYLQTVQLKELKNDLKKSYAAVMQTEKPDFFRNIDAEDLDTLRLVNEGNAEFALGITSLNNRISSQWEGATKKTYFLIDNKTGERTEIIQNLNGSVAVSPLGKFVVIFDREKGKWLSYNVKTKQILPLSSEIPVSFVDEEFDMPDFPNSYGIASWTNNDESVIIKDRFDLWEFFLNGSKKPRNITNGFGRKNKITFDTYDLDKDIKSLNRKSVIYLSAFDNTSKANGIFKTSVQSSSDPVKIQMENVWGYRSLQKAKNAEEYIVVKESYTDSPNIFSTSDFSEQQKLSDTNPQQNHYNWGTDELVNWTTPKGNTSTGVLYKPENFDPNKKYPMIVYFYEKLSDNLNRYVAPAPTPSRLNISYFVSNGYLVFTPDISYTDGLPGESAMEYINSGVEKLKQNSWVDGTKIGIQGQSWGGYQVAYLIAHTNMYAAAWSGAPVVNMTSAYGGIRWTSGMNRQFQYEKSQSRLGKNLWEAPDLYIKNSPLFTIDKVQTPVVIMSNDKDGAVPWYQGIEMFTALRRLGKPVWLLNYNGDDHNLVKRQNRKDIQIREQQFFDYYLKGAKAPVWMTKGIPATQKGKDWGFELTDDKPN from the coding sequence ATGAAGTTGAAATGTACAGTTTTTATTCTGCTCATGGTGACCTGCTGGGTCTATGGACAGAAAAAGCCTTTAGACCATTCTGTTTATGACAGTTGGCAAAATATTGGGGCAAGAAAAATTTCCAATGACGGAAAATGGATTGCCTATTCTGTGGATGCTCAGGAAGGAAATTCTAGCCTTTCTTTATATTCCGTAAAAAATAAAATGACAAAGAAGTTTGCAAGAGGAACAAAAGTAGATTTTACGAATGATTCCAGATTTGCTGTTTTTCAGATCCGTCCGCAGTATAAAGATATAAAAGCGGTAAAAGATAAAAAGCTTAAAAAAAATAAATTAACAAAAGACAGCCTTGCAGTTGTTGATTTTTTAAATAATAAAACAGAGAAAATTCCTAATGTAAAATCTTTTAAAATTCCTGAAAAAGCTGGTTCCTACGTTGCTTATCTGCTGGAAAATACAAAAGATAAATCTTCAGACGATACTTCTGATAAAGAAGATGGGGATGATAATAAGGATGAAGATAAAAATGTAAAACCTTTGCAGCTGGTTGTGCGAAATCTTTTGGACGGGAAAACTACAGAATATGATAATGTAATCCGCTATGAATTCAGCAAAAATGGAAAACAGCTTGTTTTTGTGACTAAAAAACCGGAAGAAAAACCTAAAAAGGATAAAAAAGAAGGGAAGGATTCTGAAGATGAAAAATCTGCAGACAAGAAGGATAGCGACAAATCAAAGCCAAAGAAATTTGCATTTCAAACGGTACAGGTTGTAGATCTTCAAAAAGGGACTGTAACTAATATTTCAGAAATGGAAGGGGATTTTTCACAATTATCTTTTGATGAAGAGGGTAACCAGCTGGCATTTGTAGGAACTTCTTCTGCACAAAATGACCTGGTGAAATTGTATCAGCTGTATTACTTTAATTTTAAAGGAAATAAAAAAGAAACGGTCACCAATGAAAACTCACAGATGAAGAAGAATTGGGTGATTTCTGAAAACCGTTTACCCTTATTCAGTAAAAATGGAAAGCAGCTGTATTTCGGCGTTGCTCCAAAACCTATAGCAAAAGATACTGCGATGATTGCAAATGATCATGCGGTTGTAGATATCTGGAATTATAAAGATGATTATCTGCAAACAGTACAGCTAAAAGAATTGAAAAATGATCTGAAAAAATCTTATGCTGCGGTAATGCAGACGGAAAAACCGGACTTCTTTAGAAATATTGACGCTGAAGACCTGGATACATTACGATTGGTAAACGAAGGAAATGCTGAATTTGCATTGGGTATTACAAGTTTGAATAACCGTATTTCTTCGCAATGGGAAGGTGCAACAAAGAAAACGTATTTTCTGATTGATAATAAAACAGGTGAGAGAACGGAAATTATTCAGAATCTGAATGGCTCGGTTGCTGTATCTCCACTTGGGAAATTCGTTGTGATTTTTGACAGAGAAAAAGGGAAATGGCTGAGTTATAATGTGAAAACAAAGCAAATACTGCCTTTAAGCAGCGAAATACCTGTTTCCTTTGTGGATGAAGAGTTTGATATGCCGGATTTTCCAAATTCTTATGGCATCGCATCATGGACAAATAATGATGAATCTGTGATTATCAAAGACCGTTTTGATCTTTGGGAATTTTTCCTGAACGGTTCAAAAAAACCAAGAAATATCACTAACGGATTTGGTCGTAAAAATAAAATAACATTTGATACCTACGATCTGGATAAAGATATTAAAAGCTTAAACCGAAAATCTGTCATTTACTTATCAGCATTTGATAATACATCCAAAGCGAATGGGATTTTTAAAACATCTGTTCAGTCGAGTTCTGATCCGGTAAAAATCCAGATGGAAAATGTCTGGGGATATAGAAGCCTTCAAAAAGCGAAAAATGCAGAAGAATATATTGTAGTAAAAGAATCATACACTGATTCTCCGAATATTTTTTCAACATCAGATTTCTCAGAACAACAAAAGCTGAGTGATACCAATCCACAGCAAAACCATTATAATTGGGGTACAGACGAATTGGTAAACTGGACAACACCAAAAGGAAATACATCTACAGGAGTTTTATACAAACCTGAAAATTTCGATCCGAATAAAAAATATCCTATGATTGTCTATTTCTATGAAAAACTTTCGGATAATCTGAACCGTTATGTAGCACCGGCTCCAACGCCTTCAAGATTGAATATTTCTTATTTCGTAAGCAACGGATATCTGGTTTTCACTCCTGATATTTCATATACCGATGGTCTTCCCGGAGAATCTGCAATGGAATACATTAATTCCGGTGTTGAAAAATTAAAACAAAATTCCTGGGTAGATGGTACTAAAATCGGAATTCAGGGGCAAAGCTGGGGTGGTTATCAGGTAGCGTATCTTATTGCTCATACCAATATGTATGCAGCAGCATGGAGTGGTGCTCCTGTTGTAAACATGACGTCTGCATATGGCGGAATCCGATGGACATCGGGGATGAACAGGCAATTTCAGTATGAGAAATCGCAGAGTAGATTAGGGAAAAATCTATGGGAAGCTCCAGATCTTTATATTAAAAATTCACCGCTTTTTACCATTGATAAAGTACAAACTCCGGTTGTTATTATGAGTAATGATAAAGATGGAGCAGTGCCATGGTATCAGGGAATTGAGATGTTTACTGCGTTGCGTCGTCTCGGAAAACCGGTATGGCTTCTTAATTATAACGGTGATGATCACAACCTTGTAAAACGTCAGAACAGAAAGGATATCCAAATCCGTGAACAGCAGTTTTTTGATTACTATCTTAAAGGTGCTAAAGCTCCGGTCTGGATGACTAAAGGTATCCCGGCCACCCAAAAAGGAAAAGATTGGGGATTTGAGCTGACAGATGATAAGCCTAATTAA